A single region of the Ornithorhynchus anatinus isolate Pmale09 chromosome 13, mOrnAna1.pri.v4, whole genome shotgun sequence genome encodes:
- the LOC103171356 gene encoding transmembrane protein 176A-like, with the protein MPPSVVKVDGLEVAAVGSEPTHINIHIHQESGVAQLLRTGSSLLPSCPLLKSTEAVRMKRAELAIGTAQIVLGSVSAALGVLFCLGTWNDVFSTGCAFWTAAVAIVTGVITIVHEKRQGGCWNVLAPVLTLASFSTAVAAIVIGVGDFRVREYYNPYICESSSQSTWPTLPPSTPDPQELWRQKICLQYLSMLSNLFLGIEALTLGVFIVLLALSLTSIGMGLRRLCCRVPEPQEEDEAEKKLLTQDSPPASPYKKPVEILHL; encoded by the exons ATGCCGCCCAGCGTGGTGAAGGTGGACGGGTTGGAGGTGGCCGCCGTGGGCTCCGAGCCCACCCACATCAACATCCACATCCACCAGGAGTCGGGCGTGGCTCAGCTCCTCCGGACAGGGAGCAGCCTGCtgccatcttgtcccctcctcaaGAGCACCGAGGCCGTGAGGATGAAGCGGGCAGAGCTGGCGATTGGG ACGGCGCAGATCGTGTTGGGATCCGTGAGTGCCGCCCTGGGGGTGCTATTTTGTTTGGGTACCTGGAACGATGTATTTTCCACGGGCTGTGCCTTCTGGACCGCGGCGGTG GCCATCGTGACTGGTGTCATAACCATCGTTCACGAGAAGCGCCAGGGAGGCTGCTGG AATGTCCTGGCCCCCGTGCTAACCCTGGCCAGCTTCTCCACCGCCGTCGCCGCTATCGTCATCGGAGTCGGGGACTTCAGAGTTCGTGAATATTATAATCCCTACATCTGTGAGTCTTCCTCCCAGTCCACCTGGCCCACGTTGCCCCCCAGCACCCCGGATCCGCAAGAGCTCTGGCGGCAGAAGATTTGCCTCCAGTACCTGAGCATGCTGTCG AACCTGTTTCTAGGAATCGAGGCCCTGACCCTGGGAGTCTTCATCGTGCTGCTCGCTCTGTCCTTGACGTCCATTGGCATGGGCCTCCGTCGCCTGTGCTGCCGGGTCCCTGAGCCGCAG GAAGAGGATGAGGCCGAGAAGAAACTGCTGACACAGGATTCGCCTCCAGCTTCACCCTACAAGAAGCCTGTGGAGATACTCCACCTGTGA